In Bacteroidota bacterium, the sequence AACGCCCGCGTGAGCTGGGTCAGCGCCCGGAGCTTCGGGTCGCTGGTGGTGCCGGCGCGGAGGCCGAACGTCTCGTCCTCCGAGAAGCCGTTCATCTGGGCGAGCGCCGTGTGCGCGGCGAGGCAGTAGGTGCAGCTGTTGACCTCGCTCGTGGCGAGGTAGACTGCCTGGGCCTCGCGGTTCGAGAAGTTGGCGTGCTCGGCGGCGTGGGAGAGCCCGAGGCCGGCCAGGAAGGTCTTCGGCGAGTGCGCCTCGTAGGCGTAGAGGTTGGGGAGCGTGCCGAGCTGCTGCTCGATCTGCGCCAGCGTGTCGCGGGCGTCGGCGTCGGCGACGTCGTCGAGGGTGGGAACGGTGTAGTGAGGCATGGTCGTCTGGGGTTGGTTGTGATGGGAGCTTGTATCAAAGTCAAAACATCAATATTTCGACATCAAATAAAAAACTCACCTACGCTCTGGAGAGCGGTCCGGTCTCGGAGCACAGCAGAGCACAGCAAAGCCCGGCCCGCCATGTGGCAGACCGGGCCGGAAGGGTCGAGGCGGGGTGCCTCTAGAGCTTGTTAGCAAC encodes:
- a CDS encoding carboxymuconolactone decarboxylase family protein, producing the protein MPHYTVPTLDDVADADARDTLAQIEQQLGTLPNLYAYEAHSPKTFLAGLGLSHAAEHANFSNREAQAVYLATSEVNSCTYCLAAHTALAQMNGFSEDETFGLRAGTTSDPKLRALTQLTRAFVETKGRPGEALLDAFFDAGYTQAHLVDLTGLIAVKTFSNYLHNATDIPVDFPEAKPLPAAVLA